From a single Fulvivirga ulvae genomic region:
- the rplS gene encoding 50S ribosomal protein L19, translated as MNDIIKSLEAENNERRASFPSFKAGDTVNVHVKITEGNKERIQQFQGTVIQRRHPNSNGETFTVRKVSNGIGIERIFPILSPSIEKIDVVRRGKVRRARLYYLRGRQGKAARIKEKL; from the coding sequence ATGAACGATATTATCAAATCATTGGAAGCAGAAAACAACGAGAGAAGAGCTTCATTCCCTTCTTTCAAGGCTGGAGATACTGTTAACGTACACGTAAAAATTACTGAGGGTAACAAAGAAAGGATCCAGCAATTCCAGGGTACAGTAATACAAAGGAGACATCCAAATTCTAACGGTGAGACGTTCACAGTAAGAAAGGTTTCCAATGGTATTGGTATCGAAAGAATATTCCCTATTTTATCACCTAGTATCGAAAAAATTGATGTGGTGAGAAGAGGTAAAGTAAGAAGAGCAAGGCTTTATTACCTGAGAGGAAGACAAGGTAAAGCAGCAAGGATCAAAGAGAAATTGTAA